CTGCCTGGCGATGCTGGATCGTCCCACCTCGGGACGCATCGAGATCGGCGGGGTGGACCTGACCAGCGTCCACTCGGCTGCGCTGCGCAACGCACGCCGCCGCCTCGGGCTGGTGTTCCAGCACGCCAACCTGTTCGACTCCCGCACCGTGTGGCGCAACATCACCTACCCGCTCGAGATCCAGGGAACCCCCAGCCAGAAAAGCCGCGAGCGGGCCCATGAGCTCCTGGAACTCGTCGGGCTGGCGGACTCCGCCAACGCCTACCCGGCGCAGCTCTCGGGCGGGCAGCGGCAGCGGGTGGGCATCGCGCGGGCATTGGCGACCAGCCCCGCCGTGCTGCTGTGCGATGAGCCGACCTCCGCCCTCGACCCGCGCACCACCGACGAGATCCTCGACCTGATCACCGGGCTGCGCTCCCAGCTGGGATTGGCCGTGCTGGTGATCACTCATGAGATGCATGTGGTCAAACGCGTCTGCGACTCGGTCTCGCTCCTGGAGGCGGGACGGATCATCGAGTCCGGTCCCCTCACCGACGTGATCCGCAGCCTCGATGGCTCTTTGTCGCAGGCGCTGTTCGGCATCCCGCCACACGACCCCAGCGCCGAGGAGGGCGGGAACCTGGTCGACGTGCTGGCCTCCGGCAGCACCGCCGACCGCCCGGTGGTGGCGCTCACATCGCAGCATTTCGGGGTGACGATGCCCATCGTCGCGGGCAGCGTCGAACACCTGGCGGGGATCACGTTCAGCCACCTCAGGCTGCGCGTCCCAGACGGCACCGACCCAGATGCCGTCGTCGGGTATCTGCAAGAACTCGGGGCCGATGCCCAGCGGACCCCCGAGACCGCACTGAATGGAGCCAGCTGATGCCTCTGCTTGAACTGAGCTTCAACGAGATCCTCCAGGCTCTCGATCCCGCGATCAAGGAGACCTTGATCATGGTTGGCATGTCGAGCGTCGCAACCGTGCTCCTGGGGTTGCCGCTCGGGGTGGTGCTGTTCACCACGCAACGCGGCGGGATCATCGCGAACCCGGTGCTCTCGGTCGCGCTCTCGACCATCGCGAACATCACCCGGTCCATCCCCTACGCCATCTTGATGCTGAGCCTGATCCCGTTCACCCGCTGGCTCGTCGGCTCCTCGATCGGTCCGCAGGCAGCCTGCGTCTCCCTGACGATCGGGGCCGTGCCGTTCTTCGCCCGGCTGGTGGAGTCGGCGCTGCGCGACGTCCACTCAGGCAAGGTGGACGCAGCCCATGCCATGGGCTCCACCCGGATGCAGACCATCACCAAGGTGCTGCTCCCAGAGGCTGCGCCATCGCTGGTGGCGGCTGTCACGACGACGGTGGTCACCCTGGTCGGCTACTCCGCCATGGCGGGGCTGATCGGCGGCGGCGGCCTGGGGCGCCTGGCGTACAACTACGGCTATCAGCGCTTCGAGCCAACCGTTCAACTGGTCACCATCGCGATTCTCGTGGGAATGGTTCAGCTCATCCAGGTGTTGGGAGATGTAGTGATCCGTTACGTCGACCATCGCTGATGGGGCTTCGGCGTACCACGACAACGGTGGCCAACTCGTGGTTGGCCCAGAAAGGACGCACCCAGAATGCGTAGATACCTCTCCCTGCTGGCGGGCTTGTTGGCCGCCACCCTGGCGCTGACGGCCTGCGGCTCCAGCGGCTCAGGCGACTCCGGCACCACGAAGGTGACGGTCGGCGCCAGTCCCGTGCCACACGCGAAGATCCTCCAGTACGTCCGCGACAATCTCGCCAAGGACGCCGGCATCGAACTGGAGATCAAGGAGTTCGACGACTACGTGCTCCCCAAC
The sequence above is drawn from the Arachnia rubra genome and encodes:
- a CDS encoding methionine ABC transporter ATP-binding protein yields the protein MITVTDLRKVYKQSGREVRALDGVSLTVPEGSVHGIIGHSGAGKSTLVRCLAMLDRPTSGRIEIGGVDLTSVHSAALRNARRRLGLVFQHANLFDSRTVWRNITYPLEIQGTPSQKSRERAHELLELVGLADSANAYPAQLSGGQRQRVGIARALATSPAVLLCDEPTSALDPRTTDEILDLITGLRSQLGLAVLVITHEMHVVKRVCDSVSLLEAGRIIESGPLTDVIRSLDGSLSQALFGIPPHDPSAEEGGNLVDVLASGSTADRPVVALTSQHFGVTMPIVAGSVEHLAGITFSHLRLRVPDGTDPDAVVGYLQELGADAQRTPETALNGAS
- a CDS encoding methionine ABC transporter permease, which encodes MPLLELSFNEILQALDPAIKETLIMVGMSSVATVLLGLPLGVVLFTTQRGGIIANPVLSVALSTIANITRSIPYAILMLSLIPFTRWLVGSSIGPQAACVSLTIGAVPFFARLVESALRDVHSGKVDAAHAMGSTRMQTITKVLLPEAAPSLVAAVTTTVVTLVGYSAMAGLIGGGGLGRLAYNYGYQRFEPTVQLVTIAILVGMVQLIQVLGDVVIRYVDHR